One Malus sylvestris chromosome 14, drMalSylv7.2, whole genome shotgun sequence DNA segment encodes these proteins:
- the LOC126600398 gene encoding E4 SUMO-protein ligase PIAL2-like: MSGTTLTPQAVSNLVGLKGVGQQRLSASVVNSYRIAAVAERLAAHVKSGYRGEAMEFFNLCLSLSRGIDYAVANNEVPAIAQDLPGLLKQICQRKSDKVLEAAIMVLMISVKNACRTGWFSDKETEELFFLANEIGSSFCSLGDVKTGASCSLSVIDTIMERYYPMMKMGQILASLEVKSGYGAHVLDFHISKSTHYYPQEKIRLLVAQTDNIETSACIISPPQVNFLLNGKGVDKRINVTMDTGPQLPSVVTGMLKFGSNLLQAVGQFNGHYTIVVAFMSITPSPDTPVLKDYSQSTVSPSDSDPDIIEGPSRISLNCPISYTRIKTPVKGHLCKHLQCFDFSNYVNINLRRPSWRCPHCNQYVCYLDLRVDQNMVKVLREVGANVAEVIISMDGSWKAGLENDDDLVQAHDKAFQNEISEQEESTRVSSAIPIVLDLTEDDSEMDTLSACETEDVKPLCNTNRVNQTVPAHLEDDFWSGIYLPNGSLTSSIRSDTQMDGGISHSGPANYLHLPVLTDAVSPALDRGTESRVNTDLVASAMHTQFSSNNLQLQQPQFASSNATVSNEYGRFANTVLPRTPTAVQALPAQTPGLQQRSRTSFNTPPSASLSSQVGQSITPTANGVTAVCSDVERQQHFSRPRMNLPQVSIIAPSSMQPPSQTTQNWDRHGQSAQQVVGLPAPSQLQSVNRTSLGLMEFQNAHLQQAFNPRTPQTVGQLSSANRSSSHVSRAHIQQGSVRVETGQTSSSLDNQQRFAIGQQQRVAMMARQSPSMPVQNQSPRNRPILPANAEGFRTAALEQSRNVVETVQAVSGADGSPDLSSGENWRPTGRMRGSLSGRAYSAALNQFIIQPTQPTPAASRPPSNLSAPPHLVAAQQSLIANVSTKVPQTKNSHPQ, encoded by the exons ATGAGCGGAACAACGCTAACACCGCAGGCGGTCAGCAACTTAGTCGGTCTGAAAGGCGTTGGGCAGCAGCGACTCTCCGCTTCCGTCGTTAACTCCTACCGAATCGCTGCCGTCGCTGAGCGCTTGGCAGCTCACGTCAAATCTGGCTATCGCGGCGAGGCCATGGAGTTCTTCAATCTCTGCCTTTCCCTTTccag AGGCATTGACTATGCCGTTGCAAACAATGAGGTTCCGGCGATTGCTCAAGATTTACCTGGGTTGTTGAAGCAG ATATGCCAACGCAAGAGTGATAAGGTTTTGGAAGCTGCTATCATGGTGCTGATGATTTCTGTTAAG AATGCTTGTAGGACTGGATGGTTTTCGGATAAGGAGACTGAAGAGCTCTTTTTTCTAGCTAACGAG ATAGGGAGTAGCTTCTGCAGCTTGGGGGATGTTAAAACTGGAGCGAGCTGTTCTCTTTCTGTTATAGACACAATTATGGAAAG GTATTATCCAATGATGAAGATGGGCCAGATACTTGCCTCTCTAGAAGTCAAG TCTGGATATGGGGCGCATGTGCTTGATTTCCATATTTCGAAGAGTACACATTATTATCCTCAAGAAAAAATT CGATTACTTGTAGCACAAACAGATAATATAGAGACATCTGCATGTATTATAAGTCCACCACAAGTGAA CTTTCTGCTAAATGGAAAGGGAGTAGATAAAAGGATCAATGTTACAATG GATACTGGACCCCagttaccttcagttgtgactGGAATGCTTAAGTTTGGATCAAATCTTCTGCAAGCTGTGGGCCAATTCAATG GTCATTATACCATAGTGGTTGCCTTTATGAGTATCACACCATCACCTGACACTCCAGTACTGAAAGATTATTCGCAGTCCACTGTGTCTCCGTCAGATTCAG ATCCTGATATAATTGAGGGGCCATCAAGAATTTCTCTCAATTGTCCCATAAG TTATACACGTATAAAAACTCCTGTCAAAGGACATTTGTGCAAACATCTTCAG TGTTTCGACTTCAGTAATTACGTCAATATAAATTTAAGACGACCTTCGTGGCGCTGTCCCCACTGTAATCAGTATGTCTGCTATTTGGACCTCCGCGTTGATCAAAATATGGTTAAG GTCCTGAGAGAGGTAGGAGCGAATGTTGCTGAGGTAATAATCTCTATGGATGGATCATGGAAAGCTGGACTGGAGAATGATGATGATCTAGTTCAGGCACATGATAAGGCCTTTCAAAATGAAATTTCCGAACAGGAAGAATCTACCCGTGTCTCATCTGCAATTCCTATTGTTTTGGATCTTACTGAGGATGATTCTGAGATGGACACCTTGAGTGCTTGCGAAACCGAAGATGTAAAACCTCTTTGCAACACAAACAGGGTTAATCAAACTGTTCCTGCTCATCTAGAGGACGACTTTTGGTCTGGCATTTACTTACCTAATGGCTCGTTGACTTCGAGTATAAGGTCAGACACCCAGATGGATGGTGGTATCTCTCACTCTGGTCCTGCAAATTATTTACACCTGCCTGTGTTGACTGATGCCGTTTCTCCTGCGCTTGATCGAGGAACTGAGAGTCGTGTGAACACTGATCTTGTGGCATCTGCAATGCATACTCAATTTTCCTCCAATAATTTGCAGTTACAACAGCCGCAGTTTGCAAGTTCAAATGCTACTGTTAGCAATGAGTATGGGAGATTTGCTAACACAGTATTACCTAGGACACCAACAGCAGTTCAGGCCCTTCCTGCCCAGACGCCAGGATTGCAGCAAAGATCTAGAACTAGTTTCAATACTCCCCCTAGTGCCTCTCTTAGTTCTCAGGTTGGCCAGTCTATCACACCCACAGCAAATGGTGTCACTGCAGtatgtagtgatgtggaaagaCAGCAACACTTTTCTAGGCCCCGAATGAATCTGCCTCAAGTGTCAATTATTGCTCCATCGTCAATGCAACCGCCCTCACAAACAACACAG AACTGGGATCGTCATGGCCAATCTGCCCAACAGGTTGTTGGCCTTCCAGCTCCGAGTCAACTGCAGAGTGTTAACCGAACATCTCTTGGGCTTATGGAGTTCCAAAATGCACATCTGCAGCAAGCTTTTAATCCACGGACTCCCCAGACTGTAGGTCAGCTTTCAAGCGCCAATCGATCATCTTCACATGTCTCGCGGGCCCATATTCAGCAAGGAAGTGTACGAGTTGAGACTGGTCAAACATCAAGTTCTTTAGACAACCAACAAAGGTTCGCGATTGGTCAGCAGCAGCGAGTTGCTATGATGGCCAGGCAGTCTCCATCGATGCCAGttcaaaatcaatctccaaGAAACAGGCCAATTTTGCCAGCAAATGCTGAAGGTTTCAGGACAGCTGCACTGGAGCAGAGCAGAAACGTAGTAGAAACGGTGCAAGCAGTTTCAGGGGCTGATGGATCACCAGACTTGTCATCCGGAGAGAATTGGCGACCAACAGGTCGGATGCGTGGAAGCCTGTCAGGTCGGGCTTACTCTGCTGCTCTCAATCAGTTCATTATTCAGCCAACCCAACCAACTCCTGCTGCTTCAAGACCCCCGTCAAATCTGTCCGCTCCACCACATCTTGTTGCCGCGCAACAGTCATTGATTGCCAACGTGAGCACTAAGGTTCCTCAAACAAAAAATAGTCATCCTCAGTAA